The Stigmatopora argus isolate UIUO_Sarg chromosome 1, RoL_Sarg_1.0, whole genome shotgun sequence genome segment atatgtttatatatactatttacaaattcaaaagaaaaattcCATGCGGCAGCTTTGCTTAAAATGgcgtttttaaaaacaatctgtaaaaaaaagcGTCGAcgatatattaaaataaaggtTGAGTTTAAAATAGCACTTTTTTTTACGGAAGCGGCCGCCATTTTGTGTCGGGATAAGCACAGTGTCTTCTTGTAGGACCTATGAACAGAAATTTGGGGAAAGCTTGTCATGCATGAGTCTTCGTTCgggatgtgtgtgtggtttttttagCTGGCTATATACCcaagggaaggaaaaaaatatggaaaaagcgttttttttggaaaataaaaaatggatccCCTTGGAGTTTTGGAATTCTTCACGACTTCCTGCCGCCTCCTTCGGCCCGTTACAGCTGCTTGTCGCTTTCTTTTTTCAGTCGgctgcaaaatgaaaaaaataacaaaaagtgtTATGCTCCGCcccatgtttctttttttgttgttgttgtgatggctatgcaaaaaaaaaagatatatataaaaaataaaaagtgaggaCTCCTCGAGATCTAGTCAACAAAACCTAAGAAAGAGGAAAATAGGACGGGAAAATATTATGCGGTTAATATTGCAATattatgaaaatgtatttaagaCTTATTTatagatgatttatttattatgatttatttgtctgtttgtttgttgttgttacttgtgcacttccctacttatttatgttgttggctacatattattcatttcttatttatttttataacttaatgattatttgtctgtttgttgttattttggcacttccctacttatttatgtttttgactacATATtacactacttatttatgttgttgactacttattatgttgaccacttatttattcattacttatttattgattatttgttgttattatttgaatAATCAAAAGGAAGTTATACATTGTGATATTACAGCATTAAAGTCTTAttgactatgttgactactgttTATCTGTTATGCAGACTAGTTATTTAATGatggtttcttttttattattatttattgattatttatgttttattataatgtatttattatttattcattattattatctattgatttattaaaaaaatattatttattattattatttatttgttattattatttatttagtttttatttatttattgattatttattttgttattattatttgttgattatttattttttattcttattatctattgattatttattttttattcttattatttattgatgattaatttttattattgttatttattgattattcatgttttattattatttattgattttttaaaattattattatgatcatttttattattatttattgattattcatgttttattattatttattgattatcattatttatggattttgtatcttttattattatttattgattattcttttttgttattatttattgattatttatttattattttttcctgttgatatttgtgcacttatgttgttgactacatatttataGAATATTTGTTTGTCATGtctctttgtttgttgttatttgtccacttCATTGTcaatctttaaatctcattatacttgcataatgacaataaaagcattcaattcaatttaaaattgtaaGACAACAAACAATTGTGGCATGAACGTGAAAACCGCGTTTGGGCCCCGTTGACGTTCTGACCTGTAGTAGTCTTCCTGTCCGGGAAGAGGGCCCCCGTGCATGTGGTGGTGTCCGTGCAACCACTGTTGCTCCATGGCCAGCCTCTGAAGTTCGGCCGACTGGGCGTGCATGGCCTGCAGCTGGTGGGCGGCCGACATGGGCGGCGGCAGACCTCCGGGTAGGTCCCGTGGGTAAGGAGTTCCTGGGCAAAAGGTTAGTGTGACACGGCTATCGCTAATGGATGGGCTATTTTGATTAATGCAAGTTAGCTTAGCCAAATGGCATCCCAAATGGTGAACCATATGCTACCGCTAACAactaaaatatactttttgttaagaaaaaaatgctattggAACCTCCCATTAGAATATAATctaatttcattgtttttgtttttttaattgtattgatAATTCCAAAAAATCTACATAATAATGtactgcacatgtgtcaaagaggcggcccgggggccaaatctggcccgccgcatcattttgtgtggcccgggaaagtaaatgatgagtgccgactttctgttttaaaatgaagagtatagatgtatattaaatttccggattttcctccttttaaatcaataattgtcattttttaatcaattttttcagtttttagttcaaaaatcattttgtaaaatctaaaaatatattttaaaaaagctaaaataaacattgttttaaaacgATAAacgataggctccggcacccttgaggacaagcagttcagaaaatgaatgaatgaataatgtaatGGTGTAATGTATGTGACCAATGGATAtctctgataaaataaaacatttcattttttttccaatttcaaaaaaaataatttaacatttaaaaaaaaaaaataataacatcaaaaaataatgtaaaaagtatatcaatataattttgaaaaataattttaaataaattaaaaataaaataaataaaagaaatcattgaaaaaataaattaaaatttaatatatatatatatatatatattaaaacaagtatataaatatgattttgattttttttaaaataataaaataaatcataaaataataataataataatttgtgtttttaatttttcagatttttttttttaattattttttaaatattgaaattgataaCATTCCCCACATCCCCCGACTTTATGACCACTTACCGAAGACCGGGTGGCGCAGCATCTCGTGTTCGTGGGGCGGCTGTCCGAGGAGCGGGTTGGGGATGGCGCCCGGCGGGTAAGGGAAGCGAGCCAGGTGCGGTCCGGCCGCCAGGGGGTCTACGGCCAGGGGATGGCCCCCCGAACCTGGAGGACATACAAGACATTCACCACCACCTGCTGGGTGTCAGAGTTTTTATGTCCAAGGGTACAAGTGTATCATGTTACATAAACATCAAAGCATTACAAGATAGTTATTATTCTTTCTTAATCATTAGCATTTGTAAAAAGCATTTTCCAAAGCCAAATAAGAAGATATTTACAGcatttttaaactatttaacaatgataaaataagaaaacttttgggacttttctatttttttcccaaatataagtgtcttaaaaataataataataattaataataattttgacaattttgagtTGAATAAAATCTATTAATCAAGTAAATTTATCAAGTAAACAAATGAATTGCATCATCACACAATATGTGATAGTGAGATCAAAAGATTTGTATTCCCCGTTTTATTACTATGATTACtatgaagtttcaaatttgaatggaaaaagatagttattgtgataatgaTCAATATCGACttgcgtatgtgtatatatacatatatttatgtgtatatatatatatatatacacatatatatacacacaaatatatgtatgtatatacatatatatatatacatacacatacacacaaaaaatatatatacacatatataaatatatatatatgtacatatatatatgcgtatatatgtatacatatatacatacatatatatataaacacatatatatatacatatatatgtgtgtatatatatgtatatatatatatatgtgtatatatatgtgtatatatatatatatatgtatatatatatatatgtgtacatatatgtgtgtatatatgtacacatatatatatatattttatatgtatatatatacatatatatatacacacatacaggcacaaaaaatattatcacaataaataaaaaatatataaaataaataaattaaaaacaataaaataaaatacataaatactatacatattttttttttttaatttttattgtgctaataatttttgtcatatatatatgtatatatataatttatatatgtgtacatatatgtatatatgtacacatatatacatatatatatatattatttttttatatgtataaatatacatatatacacatatacaggcACAAAaatattatcacaataaataaaaaatatataaaataaataaattaaaaacaaaaaaacaaaaacataaataattaatttttattgtgctaataatttttgtcatatcgcccagctttTTGCCGAATCCCTGCCGCGGTTGCAGTGCATTTTCAATAATACCATCGCTAAATCTATCCATTCTTTTTGTGCTAAATGTATCTATCACGTTTGCGTAGTActttatatagttttttttaccttggtgAAGGGGGTCTTGCTGGTGCAGGTGCAGGTGGGAGTGAATATGCGAGTGCTGGTGGTGGTGCGGCGTGACGTTGAACATCTGGAGCCTGGCGATGGGGTCGTTGGCCACCGTGGCCATCCTCTCGGCGTGGAGCCTCTCCGCCGCCAGCCTCTCCGGGTAGCTCATGTCCGGCCTCAGCTGGGGTCCGGCCAGCGCCAGCCGCTCGCGCTCCAACGGGTTCAAGCCCGGGTGGAAGGAGGCGAAGGGGTGATGATGCCCGGCCATGGGGGGCAAGGCGATGGCCCCGTGCCGGGCAAAGTGCTCCATGGGGTTGGCGGAAGGGTGTAGCCCATCCATCTCGGGGGGTTTGACCTCAAAACCGGGTTTCATCCtctcccgcaactccctctcGCGGATTTCCCGCTCGCGCATTTCCCGCTCGCGCAGTTCCCGCTCGCGCATGGCCGGGTCGGCGTTGTACAGGCCCGGCATGTGATAGGCCAGCAGGGGGTCGGCCGGGTTGAGGGACACGAAGAAGGGGTGGTTGCGGTTGCTGGGGGACATGACGTGGGGGCGGGCGTATTCGCTGAGGGTCCGCAGGGCCGGCGTGTCGGGGCCGATGTAGGGGGGCACCGCCGCGATGGTGGTGGGCGGGCCGTCGAAGTGAGGGCGCATGTGGGCGGGGCCGGCCATGGGGGGTTCGCCCATTCGGCTCTCGTGGGCCGAAGCCGAGGCTTTCTGCGAGGGGGGACACGACGGGTTGGTTTTTGTGGAAAATATAGGGGTGAAAGTGGGGAAACTCACCGCCGCTCGCTCCGCCTCCTTTTCGCGTTCCCGTTCTCGTTCGCGTTCCCTCTCGCGTTCCCGTTCTCGCTCTTTCTCTTCCCGGATTTTTTGCTCGGCGTCCCGCTTGGCCTTCTCCACGGCTTCTTCTCGTTTCTTGGCCAGTTTGGACGAGGCTAACGGGGTGAAGTAGAAGTCGGTTCTAGCGCACGAGTTGTAGCCGCGGTCCAGATGCTTGTAGAATCTGTGTTTCAAGATGAGAGtagacaaacaaaaatcaaaattgtcaattacagacactcccctacttacgaacgagttaggttccgagcgattgttcataagttgaatttgtttgtaagttgattcagtgctatattttgtattataattgatgtttaaggcctatataaatatattgaaggttgatataagtgcatttgtatgtttaaggcttgtataagtaacacgcattggtttgtactgaaaaaaaaaaatttaataaaatggagagaatacatacagtactgtatacatacattagagagagatttactagaaactgaccgaaagaagcgatctaacgacgattgcacagttttcttctttttttcatcataaatgatgcggtagcactgtatggcatcattcaattgatttgcaaactatgtgcaacgttcaatatttgggtcctgctgctccatctttctgtttataaatggtactgacggtcgaacgattcaatgcccgtccaacgctcaccactctcacgcgcatcaagcttcgttattattgccactcgtttcaaatgaaatggcttgcctcttccttgcaactccctcaatagaagcctttcgctttttaccaaccatattcaataatggatgcacgagatatttaatgatacaaatgaaaaaggttctttgcgcactggagatatgttcatgcacttccgcattgcaacgaagaagaaggtagatgctgggtgagctgagccctcacagcgccagccGTCGTCGGTATTaacggcggaaagaagcactactcggaaaaaaatacaaaattggacttacgaacatttttcgacttaaacgcaatttgcagacatgttcgtatgtaccgttgttcgtaagtcgtatgtttgtaagtaggggagtgtctgtatatgtatatgtgtatatatatacatatatataaaatattatatattattatcttGCGTTATGCCGTTTCGTGCATGcgaagtctaatttgtgcgcatataagccatagcCTCGATACAGTCATcaattttttgagcgacaatacggcctatatgcaagaaaatacggtaattcagggTGAGGCAAATAcagcctatatgcgagaaaatacggtaattcagggTACATACCTCGCGGACTGGCTGGCATGGCTGGGCGTGTTGACGACCGTGGGCTCGGGGGAGGGACTCCTCTGCGGGGGTGGCGGGCTCTCCGGTTCCTCGGTCTCGTCCAGAGGCTCCTCCTTGATGTGCACGGGCGGAAGCGCCGCGCCCAGGCCGCCGCAGGCGACGGACGCGGGTAGCGGCATGGAGATGGAGGAGGGCGGGACGGACGCCGAGGCGGGTTGCAGGCCCGGCATGGAGCCTGACGAGGACGCCGAGGGTCCGGTCGGAGGTAGAACGGCGCCGAAAGGGTGGGCGAAGGGCAACTGCGGCGGACCGCCGGGGTGCGGCGCCCCCGCCGAGGCGGGCGCCGGAAGTGGCGCGGAAGGCTGGTGGCCGGAAGATGGCGGCAGGCTTTGGGACTGGGTGAGGATCGGGGGTTGCGCCGGCGGCGGCTGGAGCTGTTGCCCCTGAGGCATGAGTTGGAGGGGGGGCGGGTGCGCCGAAGGGGGGTGGTGCGTGGAGAGGGAGCTGAGGGGCTTGAGGGCAGGGGGAGGCGGCAAGTTGGAAGGCATCTGCGGGAACGGAGGCGCCGACACGTGCGGCGGGTGCTTGTGCGACGGCGGCGTGGGGATCTGGGAGATGGGCGTGGTCGGGGGAGGCTTGATGTGGGGCATGGACATGGGCGCCGGGGGCAGGGGCTGCTCTCGGGGAGGCGGCCCCCCGCCGTGAGAAGACGACTGCGAGGAGGCGGGGCTGTGCGGTCTCGCTTGCAAACCCCCGGGTAGCGGTAGAGGCGGGGCCTGAGACTGACTCCCGGGGAAGCCCTGGTTGGGCATCGCCAGAGGGTGTGGCATGTGTGTGGGGGGGCCCGCCTGAAGCGGGTGGGGCATGGGGGGCACGGGCCCGTGATGCGGGTTGGGTAGCGACGGAGGCGGCGCGGGGGGACCGGCGGGCGGGGCTTGAGCCAGGGGCGAGTGCGGGGAGGGGAGCCTCTGAGGGTGGAGGGAGCTTCCCGATTGGATGAGAGCCGTGGGGGCTTGAGGAAGTGGTTGGGGAGGGGCAGCCGCCGCGGGAGGCGAAGGCGCCGAGACCGCCGCGGCGGGAGGTGGAGGCGGAGCGGAGGGAGCGGCCGACGAGGGGCCGGGCTGGCATTGGATGACGGCGGGGTGCTGGCTCTGAAGGAGCAGCTGTTGCTGGGCGGAAGAGTCCGAGTCGCTCTCGTTGTCGCGGGGGCTGGGGATGCTCGGGGAGGAGCTTCGGTTGTCCTGGTCGATGTCCTTGGGGTCGCTGCTCAGCTCCTCGTTGACGCTACGGCCGTCGGAGCTCTCGCCCTCACCTTCGCCCTCGCACTCGGACGGCGAGTCCGGCCGATTCAGTTCCTGGAGAAACATGGAGAGAATTGTGagccaaaacaaaaactaaaggaAGGATTGAGGAAAATATTTGGATGTGGAGGAGTCATTGTCGGAATGTCTTTGCATCATTTCGGCGTTTCTAATATCGGCCTGATTGTTATGGGATGTTCCGGATCTGAAATTGGACCGGAATTTATCGgaaattgggtaatttttttttttatgtggctttttaaaatatgctcgcatataagacgcccccttaaaatggccttaaaattgtagaatttcacaatttctcacgtataagccgcctccttaaaattgtagaattttacaatttctcgcgtataagccgccccttaaaattgtagaattttacaatttctcgcgtataagccgccccttaaaattgtagaattttacaatttctcgcgtataagccgccccttaaaattgtagaattttacaatttctcgcgtataagccgcccccttaaaatggccttaaaattgtagaattttacaatttatcttgaataagccacccccttaaaattgcagaattttacaatttctcgggtataagccgcccccctaaTTCCcaatttttcacctccatattcatggttttaatagggagtacaaatgtgactttgaagagaaaatcttaagaaaaatcatcgcacgtgctatttctgagatactgtatgaatcaaaagcacattattagggtcaatatcataaggaattaatatgcctgtctttgtaaatgcaaaatatcaaattattcaattaaaaaaaaaagtctatcttgatgagaacctgatgctttttttaaatgacaggaATCACACTTTCACAATGTTATAAATTAAAAGCCATGTTAgcatgaattgttttttttttcgttcagGCACCCAAGTGGGCAGCTCAGGGTCCTTAAGATTTCGTATTATGTTCTTTAGGCACTTAGGCGGATCAATCatctgtgtgtttttgttttttgaccaaAATATGTGTAGATGAGGTCTCCCAGCGCTATTAACGAAcaacatgctaagctaattcgctaacagttttatctgtttatcttttctctattttgaaataaatgaccgtatgtcttgcgttatggcgtttggtcttcgTCACATGGCCGTTTCGTGCatttcgtctttttatgcgcatataagccgcaccccagtcttaattttttgtccgacaaatgcggcttatatgcgagtaaatacagtaaattgacaggtatgaacaCTGACTTGTGTTTTGGTCTTTTTGGCGCTGGCCCTATCAGGTTCCTCCGTGTCCGAAGCTCCCTTCTCCCGTTGCCGTTTGACGCTCTTCAGGGGTGACGGAgcctcctctttgattttctGTCGGAGCCACAGAAAGAACATTCGATTAAATATTCGGAGAAGAAACCGACAAATTTGTTGATTCGGGTTTTACTTTGCTGGGCTTCTTCACGCTGTCCGTGCTATCCGTACTGGCGGCGCTGGGCGAAGTGCGCCCGCTGGAGCGAAGATCCTCGTTGATGGGCGAGGCTCGGCCATCCGGGCTGGCCGTTTGCTTCTTGCGACCGCTGCGTAGCGTTGACATCTAGTGGTTGGGAGGAGATAGTGCAGATTGGGGTTAAAAATGTGGACGATAGGTCGAGCTAAAACTAAtttggtggggaaaaaaatgtagcgCACCGAGCCTCGGTTGCGTCGGGTCCTCATGCTATGCTTCCCGCTAAGtccatcctcttcctctttgaCGGGTTTGAACATAAATGGCGGAGGGTCCACGGGTTTCTCGATGGGGGGCAGCTCGCCGTACTTCTTAAAGTGGATGCGGCAGTCGGTGCAAAGCAAAATGTTCTCTCTGCCCCCGTGGTGCCAGTCCTTGGAGGCTGAAAAGGCGCCAAACGGAAAGAAAAGACCAGTCAGTGAGTTGGGAAAACAAGGCAGACAGGGGTTACGTAGATTGTCGTTACAGCTGCGACGTGTTTTCGGGAATGACGAGGCTAATGAGGTCTGGGAAGTTTAACTTGGTGGGTAGCTTCGCGATGACGTCGTTAATCAGAGTGGTTAAATGAGTCGAGGGGTAATTATAATATTTCTACAATTTTCGCCCAGTTCCAC includes the following:
- the rerea gene encoding arginine-glutamic acid dipeptide repeats protein isoform X1 gives rise to the protein MTADKEKEREKERDRDRDRDRDKRESGKSRRQDGERGEGESSRPRRSCTLEGGAKNYAESDHSEDEDNDNTGGGNGTAEDAGKKGKKKMPKKKSRYERTENGEITSFITEDDVVYRPGDCVYIESRRPNTPYFICSIQEFKLSKRDHLLMNVKWYYRQSEVPDSVYQHLVQDRNNENDSGRELVITDPVVRSRELFISDYVDTYHAAALRGKCNISHFSDIFAAREFKARIDSFFYILGYNPETRRLNSTQGEIRVGPSHQAKLPELQPFPSSGGQAVTENEELVWMPGVNDCDLLMYLRAARSMAAFAGMCDGGSTEDGCLAASRDDTTLNALNTLHESSYDAGKALQRLVKKPVPKLIEKCWSEDEVKRFIKGLRQFGKNFFRIRKELLPNKETGELITFYYYWKKTPEAASCRAHRRHRRQPVFRRIKTRTASTPVNTPSRPPSSEFLDLSSASEDDFDSEDSEQELKGYACRHCFTTTSKDWHHGGRENILLCTDCRIHFKKYGELPPIEKPVDPPPFMFKPVKEEEDGLSGKHSMRTRRNRGSMSTLRSGRKKQTASPDGRASPINEDLRSSGRTSPSAASTDSTDSVKKPSKKIKEEAPSPLKSVKRQREKGASDTEEPDRASAKKTKTQELNRPDSPSECEGEGEGESSDGRSVNEELSSDPKDIDQDNRSSSPSIPSPRDNESDSDSSAQQQLLLQSQHPAVIQCQPGPSSAAPSAPPPPPAAAVSAPSPPAAAAPPQPLPQAPTALIQSGSSLHPQRLPSPHSPLAQAPPAGPPAPPPSLPNPHHGPVPPMPHPLQAGPPTHMPHPLAMPNQGFPGSQSQAPPLPLPGGLQARPHSPASSQSSSHGGGPPPREQPLPPAPMSMPHIKPPPTTPISQIPTPPSHKHPPHVSAPPFPQMPSNLPPPPALKPLSSLSTHHPPSAHPPPLQLMPQGQQLQPPPAQPPILTQSQSLPPSSGHQPSAPLPAPASAGAPHPGGPPQLPFAHPFGAVLPPTGPSASSSGSMPGLQPASASVPPSSISMPLPASVACGGLGAALPPVHIKEEPLDETEEPESPPPPQRSPSPEPTVVNTPSHASQSARFYKHLDRGYNSCARTDFYFTPLASSKLAKKREEAVEKAKRDAEQKIREEKEREREREREREREREREKEAERAAKASASAHESRMGEPPMAGPAHMRPHFDGPPTTIAAVPPYIGPDTPALRTLSEYARPHVMSPSNRNHPFFVSLNPADPLLAYHMPGLYNADPAMRERELREREMREREIRERELRERMKPGFEVKPPEMDGLHPSANPMEHFARHGAIALPPMAGHHHPFASFHPGLNPLERERLALAGPQLRPDMSYPERLAAERLHAERMATVANDPIARLQMFNVTPHHHQHSHIHSHLHLHQQDPLHQGGGECLVCPPGSGGHPLAVDPLAAGPHLARFPYPPGAIPNPLLGQPPHEHEMLRHPVFGTPYPRDLPGGLPPPMSAAHQLQAMHAQSAELQRLAMEQQWLHGHHHMHGGPLPGQEDYYSRLKKESDKQL
- the rerea gene encoding arginine-glutamic acid dipeptide repeats protein isoform X4, translated to MSDTDDLFSPRRRLNSTQGEIRVGPSHQAKLPELQPFPSSGGQAVTENEELVWMPGVNDCDLLMYLRAARSMAAFAGMCDGGSTEDGCLAASRDDTTLNALNTLHESSYDAGKALQRLVKKPVPKLIEKCWSEDEVKRFIKGLRQFGKNFFRIRKELLPNKETGELITFYYYWKKTPEAASCRAHRRHRRQPVFRRIKTRTASTPVNTPSRPPSSEFLDLSSASEDDFDSEDSEQELKGYACRHCFTTTSKDWHHGGRENILLCTDCRIHFKKYGELPPIEKPVDPPPFMFKPVKEEEDGLSGKHSMRTRRNRGSMSTLRSGRKKQTASPDGRASPINEDLRSSGRTSPSAASTDSTDSVKKPSKKIKEEAPSPLKSVKRQREKGASDTEEPDRASAKKTKTQELNRPDSPSECEGEGEGESSDGRSVNEELSSDPKDIDQDNRSSSPSIPSPRDNESDSDSSAQQQLLLQSQHPAVIQCQPGPSSAAPSAPPPPPAAAVSAPSPPAAAAPPQPLPQAPTALIQSGSSLHPQRLPSPHSPLAQAPPAGPPAPPPSLPNPHHGPVPPMPHPLQAGPPTHMPHPLAMPNQGFPGSQSQAPPLPLPGGLQARPHSPASSQSSSHGGGPPPREQPLPPAPMSMPHIKPPPTTPISQIPTPPSHKHPPHVSAPPFPQMPSNLPPPPALKPLSSLSTHHPPSAHPPPLQLMPQGQQLQPPPAQPPILTQSQSLPPSSGHQPSAPLPAPASAGAPHPGGPPQLPFAHPFGAVLPPTGPSASSSGSMPGLQPASASVPPSSISMPLPASVACGGLGAALPPVHIKEEPLDETEEPESPPPPQRSPSPEPTVVNTPSHASQSARFYKHLDRGYNSCARTDFYFTPLASSKLAKKREEAVEKAKRDAEQKIREEKEREREREREREREREREKEAERAAKASASAHESRMGEPPMAGPAHMRPHFDGPPTTIAAVPPYIGPDTPALRTLSEYARPHVMSPSNRNHPFFVSLNPADPLLAYHMPGLYNADPAMRERELREREMREREIRERELRERMKPGFEVKPPEMDGLHPSANPMEHFARHGAIALPPMAGHHHPFASFHPGLNPLERERLALAGPQLRPDMSYPERLAAERLHAERMATVANDPIARLQMFNVTPHHHQHSHIHSHLHLHQQDPLHQGSGGHPLAVDPLAAGPHLARFPYPPGAIPNPLLGQPPHEHEMLRHPVFGTPYPRDLPGGLPPPMSAAHQLQAMHAQSAELQRLAMEQQWLHGHHHMHGGPLPGQEDYYSRLKKESDKQL
- the rerea gene encoding arginine-glutamic acid dipeptide repeats protein isoform X2, translating into MTADKEKEREKERDRDRDRDRDKRESGKSRRQDGERGEGESSRPRRSCTLEGGAKNYAESDHSEDEDNDNTGGGNGTAEDAGKKGKKKMPKKKSRYERTENGEITSFITEDDVVYRPGDCVYIESRRPNTPYFICSIQEFKLSKRDHLLMNVKWYYRQSEVPDSVYQHLVQDRNNENDSGRELVITDPVVRSRELFISDYVDTYHAAALRGKCNISHFSDIFAAREFKARIDSFFYILGYNPETRRLNSTQGEIRVGPSHQAKLPELQPFPSSGGQAVTENEELVWMPGVNDCDLLMYLRAARSMAAFAGMCDGGSTEDGCLAASRDDTTLNALNTLHESSYDAGKALQRLVKKPVPKLIEKCWSEDEVKRFIKGLRQFGKNFFRIRKELLPNKETGELITFYYYWKKTPEAASCRAHRRHRRQPVFRRIKTRTASTPVNTPSRPPSSEFLDLSSASEDDFDSEDSEQELKGYACRHCFTTTSKDWHHGGRENILLCTDCRIHFKKYGELPPIEKPVDPPPFMFKPVKEEEDGLSGKHSMRTRRNRGSMSTLRSGRKKQTASPDGRASPINEDLRSSGRTSPSAASTDSTDSVKKPSKKIKEEAPSPLKSVKRQREKGASDTEEPDRASAKKTKTQELNRPDSPSECEGEGEGESSDGRSVNEELSSDPKDIDQDNRSSSPSIPSPRDNESDSDSSAQQQLLLQSQHPAVIQCQPGPSSAAPSAPPPPPAAAVSAPSPPAAAAPPQPLPQAPTALIQSGSSLHPQRLPSPHSPLAQAPPAGPPAPPPSLPNPHHGPVPPMPHPLQAGPPTHMPHPLAMPNQGFPGSQSQAPPLPLPGGLQARPHSPASSQSSSHGGGPPPREQPLPPAPMSMPHIKPPPTTPISQIPTPPSHKHPPHVSAPPFPQMPSNLPPPPALKPLSSLSTHHPPSAHPPPLQLMPQGQQLQPPPAQPPILTQSQSLPPSSGHQPSAPLPAPASAGAPHPGGPPQLPFAHPFGAVLPPTGPSASSSGSMPGLQPASASVPPSSISMPLPASVACGGLGAALPPVHIKEEPLDETEEPESPPPPQRSPSPEPTVVNTPSHASQSARFYKHLDRGYNSCARTDFYFTPLASSKLAKKREEAVEKAKRDAEQKIREEKEREREREREREREREREKEAERAAKASASAHESRMGEPPMAGPAHMRPHFDGPPTTIAAVPPYIGPDTPALRTLSEYARPHVMSPSNRNHPFFVSLNPADPLLAYHMPGLYNADPAMRERELREREMREREIRERELRERMKPGFEVKPPEMDGLHPSANPMEHFARHGAIALPPMAGHHHPFASFHPGLNPLERERLALAGPQLRPDMSYPERLAAERLHAERMATVANDPIARLQMFNVTPHHHQHSHIHSHLHLHQQDPLHQGSGGHPLAVDPLAAGPHLARFPYPPGAIPNPLLGQPPHEHEMLRHPVFGTPYPRDLPGGLPPPMSAAHQLQAMHAQSAELQRLAMEQQWLHGHHHMHGGPLPGQEDYYSRLKKESDKQL